GGATCTCTATGGCGTCTACAAGGCGCTGTTCGCGGCGCGCCAGAAGCGCGGCGCGATCGATTTCGACACCACCGAGACCTACATCGTCTGCAACGCGCAGGGCAAGATCGAGCAGATCCTGCCGCGCCAGCGCAACGACGCGCACAAGCTGATCGAGGAATGCATGTTGGCCGCCAACGTCTGCGCGGCCGACTTCATGAAGCGCCACAAGCAGTCGGGCCTGTACCGGATCCACGCCGGCCCGACCGTCGAGAAGCTCGAGAACCTGCGCTCGTTTCTGCGCGGCATGGGGCTCACGCTCGGCGGCGGCGAGAAGCCCCACGCGAGCGACTACGCGGCGCTGATGGCGAAGATCCGCGAGCGGCCCGACGCGCAGATGCTGCAGCCGATGCTGCTGCGCTCGATGCAGCAGGCCGTCTACAGCCCCGACAACATCGGCCATTTCGGTCTCGCCTACGATGCCTACGCGCATTTCACGAGCCCGATTCGCCGCTATCCCGACCTGCTCACGCACCGCGCGATCTACGCGATCCTGTCCGGCCAGAAGTACACGCCGAAGGCGCCCGACGGCGTCACGCTGAACACGGCGCTTTCGCCGCGTGCCCGTGCGATGCAGAAGGAAGACGACGAATCGCGCAGCCGCGTGCGTTCGAACGACGCGATCTGGGAAGAGCTCGGCCTGCACTGCTCGGCCAACGAGCGGCGCGCCGACGAAGCCTCGCGCGACGTCGAGGCCTGGCTCAAGTGCTATTTCATGCGCGACAAGCTCGGCGAGGAATACGGCGGGATGGTCAACGGCGTGACGCCGTTCGGGATCTTCGTGCAACTCGATACGCTGTTCATCGAGGGGCTCGTCCACGTCACCGAACTCGGCTCCGACTATTTCCAGTACGACGAGATCAAGAACGAGTTGCGCGGCGAGCGTACCGGCATCCGCTACCGGCTGTCGGACCGCGTGCGCGTGCAGGTCGGCCGCGTCGATCTCGACGCGCGCAAGATCGATTTCCGGTTGGTGCGCGACACGCCCGTGAAGGCGCCGCGCGGCGCGGCCCCGCTGCCGGCCGAACGCGGCGCGCCGCGTGTGCGTGCGATGCCCGGCGTGACCGGCGAGGACGAGCCGCCGGCGGGGCGCCGCAAGGCCGCCGCCGGCAGCACGGTCGCGCCCGCCGCGAAGGACGCGCGCACCGCGCATCCGCCCGCCAGGAAGAAGGGCGGCACGGCGGCCAAGTCGCCGGCGAAAAAGGCGCGTCCGCGCAAGAAATATTGACCCCGTGGCCGGCGCCGTCGCGCGCCGGTCCGGGCGGTCGATGAATCGAAGACGCCGCGTTGTCCGGCCGCGAGGCCGGCAACGCGGCGCTTCCGTTTGCAATGCTCGCGAGGCGCGCCGGCCGCGCTCCGCGTCAAGATGAAGGTTGGTCAGTCATGTCACGTTTGAAGGTTCTCTACGGTTTTCACGCAGTCACCGCGCGCTTGCGGCACGATGCGTCGACGGTCGCCGAGGTGTTGTACGACCAGACCCGGCGCGATCGCCGGATGACGGATTTCCTGCAGACCGCGAAGGAAGCGGGCGTGCGCCTGATCGCCGCCGACGAAACGCGGCTGTGGGGCCTCGCGCATACCGAGCGCCATCAGGGTGTGGTAGCGCGCGTCGAGGATCTGCCGCTCGCGCAGAACCTGGCCGAGCTGCTCGACGGCATCCAGGGCCCGGCGCTGCTGCTGGTGCTCGACGGCGTGACCGATCCGCATAATCTCGGCGCCTGCCTGCGGGTGGCCGACGCGGCTGGCGCGCACGCGATCATCGCGCCGCGCGACCGCGCGGTCGGGCTCAACGCGACGGCCGCCAAGGTCGCGAGCGGCGCGGCCGACACCGTGCCCTACATCACGGTGACGAACCTCGCGCGCGCGCTGCGCGAGTTGAAGGACGCGGGCGTCTGGGTGATCGGCACGGCCGACGACGCGCCGGCGAGCCTCTACGAGACCAAGCTCGAAGGCCCGGTCGCGCTGGTGATGGGCGCCGAGGGCGAGGGCATGCGCCGCCTCACGCGCGATACCTGCGACGACGTGATGAACATCCCGATGGCCGGCAGCGTCGAGAGCCTGAACGTGTCGGTGGCGAGCGGCGTGTGCCTGTACGAAGCCGTGCGCCAGCGGCGCGTGGCTGGCGCCGCGAAGTAAGCCGGTGAGGCCGGGGCGATGAATACGATGCCGTGGGCGATCACACGCCGGCCCGCGCCGGCGGCGGGTGGCGCCGGCCGGCGCGGCCGCGTGCTCACGGCGACGCGCGTGCTTGCCGCCGGGTGCCTCGCGGCGGCGCTGGCCGCCTGCAGCTCGCCCACGCTCGTCGATCGCGGCAGCTACGTCGCCGATACGAGCCACCCGGCGCGCGGCGCCGATTCGCGCGTGCGCTTCCTGGTGCTGCACTACACCGAGGCGGACGACCCGCGCGCGCTGTTCGTGCTGACCCACAACGACGTCAGCGCCCATTACCTGATCCCGAGCCATCCGGCATACCGCAACGGCAAGCCCGTCGTGCTGCAGCTGGTGCCGGAGAGCGAGCGCGCGTGGCATGCGGGCGTCAGCGACTGGCAGGGCACGACCGAGCTCAACGCGGCCTCGATCGGCATCGAGATCGTCAACGCCGGCCCGCTCGACGCGCCGGCAAACCAGACCTGGCAGGCCTATTCGCCCGATCAGGTCGAGGCGGTCGTGAGGCTCGCGCAGGACATCGTCGCGCGCTACCGGATTCCGCCGACGCGCGTGGTCGCGCACAGCGACATCGCTCCGCAGCGCAAGATCGATCCGGGTCCGGCGTTCCCGTGGCAGGCGCTCGCGCGCGCCGGCGTCGGCGCCTGGCCCGATGACGCGACCGTGACCGCGCGGCTGGCGGGACGCGCGCCCGGCGACCCGGCCGACGTGCGCGGGCTGCAGCTGAAGCTTGCGCGCTACGGCTACGACGTGGCGACCGACGGCATGCTCGACGCGCGCACGCGACGCGTGTTCGCGGCGTTCCAGATGCACTTCCGGCCGGCTGACTACTCAGGCAAGCCGGACGCGCAGACCGACGCGATCGCGCAGGCCCTGCTCGACAAGTATTTCCCCGGCGCGGGCGCGCCGACCACGGCGCCGGTTTCGGCGCCGGCCGCTGGGGCCCGTCCCGGCATGACGCCGTAGTTTTCCCGCGGTTCCCGCTCGTTTTCGCGCGTCCTCGCCCGTTCCCCGCCCGCCGTGCGTCGCGCTTGCGAGCGCATCCGCTTCGCACGGCGAGCCGACTGTCGCGCCGACGCCGCGCGGTCGACGAAAATCGACGCCATGCCGAACGACTCCGGTAAACTCGCCGCTTTCGCAATCAGCGCTTTCCCCCTCTCCATGACTCAAGACGAACTCAAACGCCTCGTCGGCCAGGCGGCCGCCGACTACGTGCTGGCGAACGTGCCGGAAGGCTCGGTGATCGGCGTCGGCACCGGCTCCACCGCGAACTGCTTCATCGACGCGCTGGCCGCGATCAAGACACGCTACCGCGGCGCGGTATCGAGCTCGATCGCCACCACGCAGCGCCTGGAAGCGCACGGCATCCGCGTGTTCGACCTCAACGAGATCGACGGCCTGCAGGTGTACGTGGACGGCGCCGACGAGATCGACGCGAGCGGCGCGATGATCAAGGGCGGCGGCGGGGCGCTCACGCGCGAGAAGATCGTGGCCTCGGTATCGGGCACCTTCGTCTGCATCGCCGACGCGAGCAAGCGCGTCGCGACGCTCGGCGCGTTCCCGCTGCCGGTGGAAGTCGTGCCGATGGCGCGCACCGCGATCGGCCGCCGGCTGACCGCGCTGGGCGGCGTGCCGGTGCTGCGCGTCAAGGGCGACGGCACGCCCTACCTGACCGACAACGGCAACGAGATCCTCGACGTGAAGGGGCTCGCCATCACCGATCCGCGTGGGCTGGAAGCTACGGTCAACGGCTGGCCCGGCGTCGTCACGGTCGGTCTGTTCGCGCAGCGCGGCGCCGATCTGTGCCTGCTCGGCGGCGCGGCCGGGGTGGAAACGATCGATTATCGCGGCGTTTAAGCGGGAGTTTAAAAATCAGCGCGACGCGATTTTCGATTTTCGAGCGGCGCGCGCGAATGAATCACCAGCCGCAAACGTTTTGCGATACTGACAAACTGCCCGACGGCTTTTCCCAAGCCTGTCGGGCATTTTTTTGCTATAGGATATCTAAACGAAATCCTAAGAGGGATTACCCTCTCAGGTGTTTACTAGATAGCATTGCGACCGCGAACTCAGCAATGTATCGAACATACGAACAATAGTGTCGCGTACATTTCCAATAAAACGAGAGAAAAGGGGCCGGGCCGAACTGCGGGGGCAGTACGCCAACACAGATACGTAACGGGGAGGTCTCGTATGGAACAGGCAAAAGACAGGTCGCTCGTCAGCAAGGTGATGGACGGGCTTGTCACAGGGATAGTGGAAGACAAGTACGGCGGCATCCTGCCGCCGCAGGACGTGCTGTCGAGGGATTTCGACGTCAGCCGGACGGTGATGCGCGAGGCGCTCTCGATGTTGCTCGCGCGTGACATGCTCGACGTGCGTCCGAAGGTCGGCACGCGCGTGAGGCCGATGCGCGACTGGCGCATGATCGACGAGGACGTGGTGAGCTGGCGCTTCCGGGCGAAACCGGACCCGCAGTTCATGCGCGACGTGCTCGAATTCCGCATGCTGATCGAACCGCGCGCGACGGGGCAGGCCGCCGAGCGCGCGAACGCGGCGGAGATCGCCGGCATTCGCGAAGCCTTCGAGGCGTTCCGCGCGCTCGAGGTGGGCGAGGCGAACTACGACGCCGCCGACGAGCTGTTGCACGCGCGCATCGTCCACGCGAGCGGCAACCAGTTCTACCAGCAGATGAGCGCGATCATCTGCGGCGCGCTGCGGCTGGTGCGCGAGCAGACGGCCCGGCGCGAAGGCAGCCACGAGCGGCTGGTCGGCCTGCACGAGCGCATCGTCGTGGCGATCGAGCAGCGCGACGCACGGGCGGCGGAAGCGGCCGCGCGCGAACTGATCGACCTGACGACCGAGGCGCCGTGCCATGCGCCGGCGGAGGCGCGCGCCGTGGGCTGAGGCGTGCCGAGACGGACTGATTAGGGAACGGGCGGAGGCACTGCGGCGCGGGCGGGACACCGGCCCCCGCCGGCCGTTATCATGACGGCCGGCCGCCGGCTTGGCCGGCGAGGTTTCCCGTTCAACTCCGATCCCGATGACCGCTCCTTCTTCCCAACCGATCCGTTTCGGCATCGTCGGCGCGGGCGCGATCGCGCGCCGCTTCGCGCAATCGCTGACCCATGTGGCTCACGCCACGCTCTCGCAGGTCTGGGCACGCCGCCCGGAAGCGGCCGCCGCGTTCTGCGCCGAGCTGGGCGGCACGCCCGCGGCGAGCTTCGAGGCGCTATGCGCGTCCGATCTCGACGCGATCTACATCGCGACCCTCAACGACAGCCACGCGCGTTACGCGCTCGCCGCGCTCGCGGCCGGCAAGGCCGTGCTCTGCGAGAAGCCGGCCACCGTCAACGCGCGCGAGCTCGACGCCGTGCTGGCGGCCGCTGCGGCGGCCGGGCGGCTGTTCATGGAGGCCATGAAACCGCCGTTCTATCCGCTCTACCGGCGGCTGCGCGAGCATCTCGCGCGCGACCCGATCGGCGCGATCCGGCTGGTGCGGGCCGGCGGCGCGTTCTCGACGGTGCCGGCCGATCATCCAAGCTTCAGTTTCGAGGCGGCCGGCGGCGCGCTGCTCGACATCGGCATCTACGAACTGTTTCTCGCGGTCGACTGGCTCGGCGAGGCGCGCGAGGTGCAGACGCTCGGCCGCGTCGGCGCGAGCGGCGTGGACGTGTTCGCGAGCCTGAACAGCCTTCATGCCGAAGGCGGCATCGCGCAGCTGTTCTGCGGGCTCGACGTGATGGGGCGCGGCGACGCGCTGCTCGGCGCGGCGGGCGGGACCGTGACGATCCACGAGAACTGGTGGAATCCGGCGAAGGCGACGATCCGTTACGCGGACGGCCGCGTCGTCGAGCTCGACGAGCCGTTTTCGGGCGGCGGCCTCAACTACGAGACCGAGCACTTCTGCGCGCTGCTGCGCGAAGGGCGGCTCGAAAGCCCGGTGATGACGCACGCGCATTCGCGCCACATGATCGCGCTGTGCGACGCGGCGCGCGCGGCGCTCGGCGTGCGGTTCGCGGCTGACGACGCGAGCGCGGGCTGACGGCGGCAGGCCGTCGACCGGGGACGTTCGATTGACGGCGGGCGGCTCGCCGAGATCGCGCCCACACCCCAGCTGCGTCAGGGCCGGCGCGGGCCGCCGGCTTCAAGCTTCACGCTTCAGTGCCGCCCCGGCAGCGCGAGCCGGCGCTCCCACCAGCGCTGCACCCACTCGAGGATCTGGCACAGCACCCAGTAGACGGCCGCGGCCGCGAGATAGAGCGGCAGCGGCTGGTAGGTCGAGGCGATGATCTCCTGGGCGCTGCGCAGCAGCTCCGTGACGGTGATCACCGAGACCAGCGAGGTGTCCTTGATCAGGCTGATGAGGCTGTTCGACAGGCTCGGCACGGCGATCCGCAGCGCCTGCGGGCCGATCACGTAGCGCAGCGTCTGCCCCCACGACAGGCCGAGGCTGTACGAGGCGAGCCACTGGCCGCTCTCGATGCCGTTGATCGCGCCGCGCATGCTTTCGGACATGTAGGCCGCGACGTTCGCCGACAGCGCGATCACGCCGGCCGGCGTCGGATCGAGCGAGATGCCGAGGCTCGGCAGGCCGTAGTAGATGACGAAGATCTGCACCAGCAGCGGCGTGCCGCGCATCAGGCTCACGTAGACGCGTGCGATCGCATTGAGCACGCGGCTGCGGGCGATGCCCATCAGCGCGAGCCCGACGGCGGCGATGAGGCCGAACACCATCGACAGGACGGCGAACTTGACGGTCAACACCGCGCCCTGCGCAAGCACGGGCAGCGAATCGACGAGCAGGGAAGTGATCGACATGTGGAGCGGGTGAGGCCGGCGCGAAAAGCGCCATCATAAACCGACGATATAAAGCGAAGGGCGGCACCGTCGCCGGCGCCGCCCTGCAAGCGCGCACGTGGCGCGGCGGGACTTACTTGATCGGCTTCGACACGTCGATGCCGAACCACTTGTCCGAGATCTTCGTGAAGGTGCCGTCGGCCTCGAGCTGGGTCATCGCCTCGTCGATCGCCTTGGCGAACTGCGGGTTGCCCTTCTTGAACGGGATCGCCGACGGTTCGCCGGCCTGCAGCGTCGCGCCGGTGCGCAGCGGCAGCTGCGAGTTCTTCAGCAGGTAGGCGAGCATCAGGCGGTCGTTGAGCGCCGCGTCGAGGCGGCCGGCCG
The genomic region above belongs to Burkholderia plantarii and contains:
- the rnr gene encoding ribonuclease R, translating into MSKYPYPIPSREEILGVLRTSDAPLAANDIAEALSIKRQEREGFFRRVAAMERDGQIRLDKRGHYQLTHPSNFVAGRVQGHRDGYGFLIRDDGQDDLFLPSGEMQKVMHNDRVLARIVGYDRRGRPEGHVVEVTDRANKRVIGRLLNENGAVICAPEDKRIGHDILITQNPKKAKVGQVVVVELTEFPSRHSQPLGRVAEVLGDIDDPGMEIEIAVRKYGVPHEFSPAALTASAALPDKVRPVDLRYRVDLRDVPLVTIDGEDARDFDDAVYCEPTKVGRGDGFRLIVAIADVSHYVKPGESLDVDALERSTSVYFPRRVIPMLPEKLSNGLCSLNPQVDRCVLVCDMVVTARGEVKAYQFYPAVIHSAARLTYTEVAAVLGNTKGPEAARRADLLPHLQDLYGVYKALFAARQKRGAIDFDTTETYIVCNAQGKIEQILPRQRNDAHKLIEECMLAANVCAADFMKRHKQSGLYRIHAGPTVEKLENLRSFLRGMGLTLGGGEKPHASDYAALMAKIRERPDAQMLQPMLLRSMQQAVYSPDNIGHFGLAYDAYAHFTSPIRRYPDLLTHRAIYAILSGQKYTPKAPDGVTLNTALSPRARAMQKEDDESRSRVRSNDAIWEELGLHCSANERRADEASRDVEAWLKCYFMRDKLGEEYGGMVNGVTPFGIFVQLDTLFIEGLVHVTELGSDYFQYDEIKNELRGERTGIRYRLSDRVRVQVGRVDLDARKIDFRLVRDTPVKAPRGAAPLPAERGAPRVRAMPGVTGEDEPPAGRRKAAAGSTVAPAAKDARTAHPPARKKGGTAAKSPAKKARPRKKY
- the rlmB gene encoding 23S rRNA (guanosine(2251)-2'-O)-methyltransferase RlmB; its protein translation is MSRLKVLYGFHAVTARLRHDASTVAEVLYDQTRRDRRMTDFLQTAKEAGVRLIAADETRLWGLAHTERHQGVVARVEDLPLAQNLAELLDGIQGPALLLVLDGVTDPHNLGACLRVADAAGAHAIIAPRDRAVGLNATAAKVASGAADTVPYITVTNLARALRELKDAGVWVIGTADDAPASLYETKLEGPVALVMGAEGEGMRRLTRDTCDDVMNIPMAGSVESLNVSVASGVCLYEAVRQRRVAGAAK
- a CDS encoding N-acetylmuramoyl-L-alanine amidase, encoding MNTMPWAITRRPAPAAGGAGRRGRVLTATRVLAAGCLAAALAACSSPTLVDRGSYVADTSHPARGADSRVRFLVLHYTEADDPRALFVLTHNDVSAHYLIPSHPAYRNGKPVVLQLVPESERAWHAGVSDWQGTTELNAASIGIEIVNAGPLDAPANQTWQAYSPDQVEAVVRLAQDIVARYRIPPTRVVAHSDIAPQRKIDPGPAFPWQALARAGVGAWPDDATVTARLAGRAPGDPADVRGLQLKLARYGYDVATDGMLDARTRRVFAAFQMHFRPADYSGKPDAQTDAIAQALLDKYFPGAGAPTTAPVSAPAAGARPGMTP
- the rpiA gene encoding ribose-5-phosphate isomerase RpiA; the protein is MTQDELKRLVGQAAADYVLANVPEGSVIGVGTGSTANCFIDALAAIKTRYRGAVSSSIATTQRLEAHGIRVFDLNEIDGLQVYVDGADEIDASGAMIKGGGGALTREKIVASVSGTFVCIADASKRVATLGAFPLPVEVVPMARTAIGRRLTALGGVPVLRVKGDGTPYLTDNGNEILDVKGLAITDPRGLEATVNGWPGVVTVGLFAQRGADLCLLGGAAGVETIDYRGV
- a CDS encoding FadR/GntR family transcriptional regulator, coding for MEQAKDRSLVSKVMDGLVTGIVEDKYGGILPPQDVLSRDFDVSRTVMREALSMLLARDMLDVRPKVGTRVRPMRDWRMIDEDVVSWRFRAKPDPQFMRDVLEFRMLIEPRATGQAAERANAAEIAGIREAFEAFRALEVGEANYDAADELLHARIVHASGNQFYQQMSAIICGALRLVREQTARREGSHERLVGLHERIVVAIEQRDARAAEAAARELIDLTTEAPCHAPAEARAVG
- a CDS encoding Gfo/Idh/MocA family protein; its protein translation is MTAPSSQPIRFGIVGAGAIARRFAQSLTHVAHATLSQVWARRPEAAAAFCAELGGTPAASFEALCASDLDAIYIATLNDSHARYALAALAAGKAVLCEKPATVNARELDAVLAAAAAAGRLFMEAMKPPFYPLYRRLREHLARDPIGAIRLVRAGGAFSTVPADHPSFSFEAAGGALLDIGIYELFLAVDWLGEAREVQTLGRVGASGVDVFASLNSLHAEGGIAQLFCGLDVMGRGDALLGAAGGTVTIHENWWNPAKATIRYADGRVVELDEPFSGGGLNYETEHFCALLREGRLESPVMTHAHSRHMIALCDAARAALGVRFAADDASAG
- a CDS encoding amino acid ABC transporter permease, which gives rise to MSITSLLVDSLPVLAQGAVLTVKFAVLSMVFGLIAAVGLALMGIARSRVLNAIARVYVSLMRGTPLLVQIFVIYYGLPSLGISLDPTPAGVIALSANVAAYMSESMRGAINGIESGQWLASYSLGLSWGQTLRYVIGPQALRIAVPSLSNSLISLIKDTSLVSVITVTELLRSAQEIIASTYQPLPLYLAAAAVYWVLCQILEWVQRWWERRLALPGRH